In Arcobacter ellisii, a genomic segment contains:
- a CDS encoding TRAP transporter small permease: MKKFFEIIDIIVGTINQTMAVFGLSLGVLLAFINVILRYAFDMSITWAAELTNYLFIWSALFGAAYGFKQGAHISVSLVIEKFPPVITKFFLIFANFISIAYLALISYFGYELILMLMDFGEMSVDLGIPLWIPHLVLPIAFALAAYRTAEKLVEIYRTDSNDIQLFNEHEAVINEIKGEK; encoded by the coding sequence ATGAAAAAATTTTTTGAAATTATCGACATAATTGTAGGTACTATCAACCAAACAATGGCAGTTTTCGGACTGTCATTGGGGGTTTTACTTGCATTTATCAACGTTATATTAAGATATGCTTTTGACATGAGTATTACATGGGCAGCAGAACTTACTAATTATCTTTTTATTTGGTCAGCACTTTTTGGTGCAGCATATGGATTTAAACAAGGAGCTCATATTTCTGTATCTTTAGTTATTGAGAAATTTCCTCCTGTTATTACAAAATTCTTTTTGATTTTTGCAAATTTTATTTCAATTGCATATCTTGCTTTAATATCTTATTTCGGATATGAACTAATACTTATGTTAATGGATTTTGGAGAAATGAGTGTTGATTTAGGTATTCCATTATGGATTCCACATTTAGTACTTCCTATAGCATTTGCACTAGCTGCATATAGAACTGCAGAAAAATTAGTTGAAATTTATAGAACAGATTCAAATGATATTCAACTATTTAACGAACATGAAGCAGTAATAAACGAAATAAAAGGAGAAAAATAA
- a CDS encoding glycerophosphodiester phosphodiesterase family protein: MSLFKNKLIAHRGLHKNRVVPENSLLAFKKAIEKNYAIEFDINITKDNQIVVFHDDDLKRLCGKKEKIEELEFSFLNELKLYETEEKIPLFDDLLNLIKGEIPLIIEIKKHQNIGLLENILMKKLEKYEGNYFLCSFEKDILVWLKKNSSNKNRGLIFESVPKRVKKYETILFLYRYFKTKPSFVSLEDKLIDSSIFNFCKKRNLEVVVWTIKNEKSFKKIENRVSAVIFENFII, encoded by the coding sequence ATGAGTTTGTTTAAAAATAAATTAATAGCTCACCGTGGTTTACATAAAAACAGAGTAGTTCCTGAAAACTCTTTATTGGCTTTTAAAAAAGCAATAGAAAAAAATTATGCAATAGAGTTTGATATTAATATTACAAAAGATAATCAAATAGTAGTTTTTCATGATGATGATTTAAAAAGATTATGTGGTAAAAAAGAGAAAATTGAAGAGCTTGAATTCTCTTTTTTGAATGAATTGAAATTATATGAAACAGAAGAAAAAATACCTTTATTTGATGATTTGTTAAATTTGATAAAAGGAGAAATACCTTTAATTATAGAGATAAAAAAACATCAAAATATTGGTTTATTGGAAAATATTTTGATGAAAAAATTAGAAAAATATGAGGGGAACTATTTTTTATGCTCCTTTGAAAAAGATATTTTAGTTTGGTTGAAAAAAAATAGTTCAAATAAAAATAGAGGTTTGATTTTTGAAAGTGTTCCTAAAAGAGTAAAAAAATATGAAACTATACTTTTTTTATATAGATATTTTAAAACTAAACCAAGTTTTGTCTCTTTGGAAGATAAATTAATAGATAGTTCGATTTTTAATTTTTGTAAAAAAAGAAATTTAGAAGTTGTAGTTTGGACAATAAAAAATGAAAAAAGTTTTAAAAAGATAGAAAATAGAGTTTCAGCAGTTATTTTTGAGAATTTTATAATTTAA
- a CDS encoding TRAP transporter large permease has translation MVIATLFILLFALMLLGVPVAVALGTTTLLTSFFFTDMDLMGIPSKIFDGLNKYTLMAIPMFILAGSLLSRGSSAHRIIEFAKSLVGHLPGGLPIAAILASIIFAAVSGSSPATVAAIGSVMYGAIKQAGYNEQFAIGTIATSGTLGILIPPSIVFIVFGVTADQSIGKLFMAGVIPGLMIGAMMMIATYFLAKRSGFKAGKRASFKEQFTAFKNAFWALLIIVIVIGGIYGGIFTPTEAGAFSVMYAFFVSFFIYRDTKFKDLYKIILDSAQTSSMIFFIIANAMLFAHFLTDEQIPQHITEMIIEANMGPLMFLLIVNILLLLMGQFMEPSSVVMITVPLLLPIGMALGIDPIHLGVIMVVNMEIGMITPPVGLNLFVASGITGLSLKQVIVASLPMTTILLIGLLLVTYIPEISLWLPRLMYG, from the coding sequence ATGGTTATTGCAACACTATTTATCTTACTTTTTGCACTTATGCTATTAGGAGTACCTGTTGCTGTTGCATTAGGAACAACAACATTATTAACTTCATTTTTCTTTACAGATATGGATTTAATGGGAATTCCATCTAAGATTTTTGATGGTTTAAATAAATATACACTTATGGCTATTCCAATGTTTATCCTAGCTGGTTCTTTATTATCAAGAGGATCATCAGCACATAGAATAATTGAATTTGCAAAGAGTTTAGTAGGACATCTTCCTGGTGGACTTCCAATTGCTGCAATTCTTGCATCAATAATTTTTGCAGCTGTAAGTGGAAGTTCTCCTGCAACTGTTGCTGCTATTGGTTCTGTTATGTATGGAGCAATAAAACAAGCAGGATATAATGAACAATTTGCAATTGGAACAATTGCAACATCTGGAACATTAGGTATTTTAATTCCACCATCAATTGTTTTTATCGTTTTTGGGGTAACAGCTGATCAATCTATTGGAAAACTATTTATGGCTGGGGTTATTCCTGGACTTATGATTGGTGCTATGATGATGATTGCAACTTATTTCTTAGCTAAAAGAAGTGGTTTCAAAGCTGGAAAAAGAGCATCATTTAAAGAACAATTTACAGCATTTAAAAATGCATTTTGGGCATTATTAATCATTGTTATTGTTATTGGTGGAATTTATGGAGGTATATTTACTCCAACAGAAGCTGGTGCATTCAGTGTTATGTATGCTTTCTTTGTTTCATTCTTTATTTATAGAGATACTAAATTTAAAGATTTATATAAAATCATTTTAGATTCAGCACAAACAAGTTCAATGATTTTCTTTATCATTGCAAATGCTATGCTTTTTGCTCATTTCTTAACAGATGAGCAAATTCCTCAGCATATTACTGAGATGATTATTGAAGCAAACATGGGACCTTTAATGTTCTTATTAATTGTAAATATTTTACTTTTATTAATGGGACAATTTATGGAACCAAGTTCAGTGGTTATGATTACAGTTCCATTGTTATTACCAATTGGTATGGCTTTAGGAATTGACCCTATTCATCTTGGTGTTATTATGGTTGTAAATATGGAAATTGGTATGATTACCCCACCAGTTGGGCTTAATCTATTTGTTGCTAGTGGAATAACAGGACTTAGTCTAAAACAAGTAATTGTTGCTTCTTTACCAATGACAACTATATTACTGATTGGTTTATTACTAGTTACATATATCCCAGAAATTTCATTGTGGTTACCACGTTTAATGTATGGATAA
- a CDS encoding TRAP transporter substrate-binding protein → MKKLVLGTIAAAMLSTSGLAADYTMKVSHVVSASTPKGKAADFFEKRVEELTGGKIDVQVFPNSQLYGDGEEMKALVMNNVQLIMPSLSKFTSIAPQMQLFDLPFIFRDKAHLYNVMDGEVGKTLKSFVDEKKQMMAMDYWDAGFKHFSSSKQPIVTPEDAKGLKFRIQSSKVLEAQFKAVGGNPQVLPFSEVYSALQQGVVDGTENPLSNFYTKKFHEVQSNLTLSNHGYLGYLVVMNSKFWDKLPKDLQANVAQAMKEATELERKESAVEDAKIMEELTKYSKETGKLQIVELTPEQKEQWKKAMSVVYPQFYDVIGEDLIKKAIDTK, encoded by the coding sequence ATGAAAAAATTAGTTTTAGGAACAATTGCGGCAGCAATGTTATCAACTTCAGGATTAGCAGCAGACTATACAATGAAAGTAAGTCACGTTGTAAGTGCTAGTACACCAAAAGGAAAAGCAGCAGACTTTTTTGAAAAAAGAGTTGAAGAATTAACAGGTGGAAAAATTGATGTTCAAGTATTCCCAAATTCTCAATTATATGGTGATGGTGAAGAGATGAAAGCACTTGTTATGAACAATGTGCAATTAATTATGCCAAGTTTATCAAAATTTACAAGTATTGCACCACAAATGCAATTATTTGACTTACCTTTTATTTTTAGAGATAAAGCACACCTTTATAATGTAATGGACGGTGAAGTTGGTAAAACTTTAAAATCATTCGTTGATGAGAAAAAACAAATGATGGCAATGGATTATTGGGATGCAGGATTTAAACACTTCTCAAGTAGTAAACAACCAATTGTAACTCCAGAAGATGCAAAAGGTTTAAAATTTAGAATTCAAAGTTCAAAAGTTTTAGAAGCACAATTTAAAGCTGTTGGAGGAAACCCACAAGTTTTACCATTCTCTGAAGTTTATTCAGCATTACAACAAGGTGTTGTAGATGGAACTGAAAATCCATTATCAAATTTCTATACAAAAAAATTCCACGAAGTACAATCTAATCTTACTTTAAGTAACCATGGGTATTTAGGTTACCTTGTTGTTATGAATAGCAAATTCTGGGATAAATTACCAAAAGATTTACAAGCAAATGTTGCTCAAGCTATGAAAGAAGCAACTGAATTAGAAAGAAAAGAGTCAGCAGTTGAAGATGCAAAAATCATGGAAGAGTTAACTAAATACTCAAAAGAGACTGGTAAACTTCAAATTGTAGAATTAACACCTGAGCAAAAAGAACAATGGAAAAAAGCTATGTCAGTTGTTTATCCACAATTCTATGATGTAATAGGTGAAGATTTAATCAAAAAAGCAATTGATACAAAATAA